The Microtus pennsylvanicus isolate mMicPen1 chromosome 5, mMicPen1.hap1, whole genome shotgun sequence DNA segment AGTTTACAACTTTCCACCAACACTAAAGCTAAGAGACGAGAACATGTTTTTATGTATTGTCTTTTACTTCAGCATGAGGAAAAAAACTTCTCTCTACTATAATAAAGTTATATACAAAGATAAATGTTACCTTTCAATGGTTTAGTCTACCACATATAACACTCATGAATATATGTAGGCATTACAACAAAGGATAGTAGGTATTGAATTTCATCCCTAAAAAGGCTGTTACTAGACTGAAATCGCCGTAAACTCAGTATTTTGGTTCACATTttagtaagttaaaaaaaaaaaaaccacaaaaacaaaataccatttTAGGCTTTTCTTCCTTCAGCGAAAAGAGGCGTTTCCACCAGCCCACAGCTCTGCGTCGTGTTTTTACGAGATTACTGCAGATTTCATGAAATCTTTGCTGTTGTTCGGTGGTCCTAGAAAAGAGAGTTCTCTTTTTGTTATAAGTAAATGGCGATCATACAGTTTAGTTATTAATTTTCCTGAGAGAGAAATCTCGCTCTGGGTGCCCCTGAactcacgatcctcctgccttagcacTTTAAGGTGCTAAGATTATAGCTATATATGAGCCAATGACTGGAAAAGTTAAAACTCCTGATCATTCTGCCTCTGCTCCTAAGTGCTCAGAACACAGGTGGGACCTCCACACATCTTctcaggaaaggaaaaacaatggGTCAACCACTGattgcaactttttaaaaattatgttactTTTACTTTATGTGAGTAAGAGTTTTGCCTACATATTTGTCTATGAtgaaggagggtcatctgtctaatgtgttactttcattggttaataaactgccttggccctttgacaggacagaaaattaggtaggcggagtaaagagaacagaatgctgggtagaaggcagtgaggcagccGCCAtagagccagccgccaggtcagacatgctgaatctttcccggtaagccaccacctcgtggtgctacacacattattagaaatgggttaaccaagatgtgagaattagccagtaagaagctagagctaatgggccaagcagtgtttaaaagaatacaatttgtgtgttgttattttggggcataagctagccagatggcCGAGAGCGGCaggaaagcaggcctgctcacctcctcACTACATGTCTATACACATATAAAGTGCCtggtgcctatagaggccagatctagagggtgttggatcccctagaactagagttatacaCAGTTGTGGCTACTGGGACTCGAACGCAGGTCCTCTAAAGGGggacaagtgttcttaacctttgagACCTTTCCAGCCCCTATCTTAAGACACCTTTCACAGAAAAGGAACATCTTTTACATAAAGTGTgctcatgcatatgtgtgtgtgtgtgtgcgcgcttggGTATGTATACATATTATGAATGCACAACATGGTATACATGCAGAAGTGAGAAGACAACCTATggaagtcatttctctccttccaccatgtggacccCAGGTTTCAAACTCAGGTAATCAGGATTGGcggcaggcacctttaccagctgaTCCACCTCACCAGTCCTTATGTACTAACTTCTTACAGATTAATGGTTCTAAGCCACATTTGATTAACTACAGAAACAGGAGTCAACTTTTATGAGCTGTATTCACGATACAAATTTggtttttctatttcagtttttttttttttaagatttatttatttattatgtatacaacattctgcctcgatgtatgcccgcacgccagaggagggcaccagatctcagtacagatggctgtgagccaccatgtggttgctgggaattgaactcaggacctctggaagagcaggcagtgctcttaacctctgagccatctctccagcccttcagttttttttttaaaaagaatgtgcttgtctttctttttttaatatttatttattatgtatacaatattgtgtctacatgtatgcctgcaggccagaagagggcaccagacctcttttttttttttttaattatttatttattatgtatacaatatacaaagtctgtgtgtatgtctgcaggccagaagagggcaccagacctcattatagatggttgtgagccaccatgtggttgccgggaattgaactcaggacctttggaagagcaggcaatgctcttaaccgctgagccatctctccagcccccggcaccagacctctttacagatggttgtgagccaccaagtggttgctgggaattgaactcaggacctttggaagtgcaggcaatgttcttaactgctgagccatctcttcagccccctttaGTTTATGTTTTAGCTCCAAGTGAATTTTGCATTGTGCCCATCAGTGCTCTAAGCAGCTGCATCAGAGTTATCTGAGTAGAATAATTTCTATACCAGGTAAGCAAGATGCTCAGAAGATAAAGATGCTACTGTCATGCCtggtgacccaagttcaatccccagcacccacatggaatgAGAGACACAAACTCtggaaagttgccctctgacttccacatgcgcACATGGGTAAGTGCATGTGggtggcaaacacacacacttgagcaCATGcgaatgcacacacagagagagacaaaaacgAAAGAGCCCAATCCAAATTCCTTATAAACTCAGCTCCAGTGAGAGAAAATGCAAACACCAAACAGAACGGATAGGCCTCTAGAAGAAAGTCATTTCTAATCTGTCCCTCCGCTATTTTTGTGGCACTAAAAAGGTCCAGTACTAAAAAGGATCAATGCTAAGAACCATACTGCCCTCTCACCTGCTAGCCGGTAAAATGCAGGAACAGTCGGAGGATTTCACAGAATACCCAAGCTGCTCATGGTCAAGGCTACACTGTGGTTATAACATTCCTTCTTTCCCACATCATccataatcaaaacataaaccTCATCACATGAATgctattttttatgatttatttttattttatgtgcattggtgttttgtccaCATGTGAGTCTATGTGTGTTAGAtcttggaattatagacagttgtaagctgccatttgggtgctgggaatcgaacctggatcttctatttatttatttattatatatacaatattctgtctgtgtgcatgtctgcaggccagaagagggcaccagacctctttacagatggttgtgagccaccatgtggttgccaggaattgaactcaggacctttggaagagcaggcaatgctcttaaccactgagccatctctccagccccaaacatgGATCTTCTAAAAGtgttctaaaccactgagccatctcttcagcccccatggATGCTATCACTACCAAACTTCTGTTTATCTCTCTGAAGACTTTCCTCCAGAATTATGAGTTAGTGAACTGCTGTCTGGGTTAATGTCAAGGCCATAAACTTCCCCAAACATAACAGCATTAAATACTTCATGGTGAGGGAAAAGCAATTTGAATAACAAATCCTAACACTGacccattattttttaaagaaacatgctTACTTAAACCATATTTTAAGCTAGCTCCCCAAATTATATGAGCTTGTTCTTACAGATCCAGAAGGTACATAACAAAGGCTCTCCTCTTTACAGATTATATAACTTGCTGTCATttggaaacacaaaaaaaattaagggcACAGGCAGAATACCAATCAATTGAAAATATCAACTGACAGAGAATAATCTATTCCAAAATCTGGTTCTTTTCATTATGTATGGTTTTTCCTTCCTCTAGCAAAGAACAGAACTCAGGGTACCATGTGTTCTGAAAAAGCATTCTTAATACTGAGCTCTGAGGTATCCAACATTCCACTGGAATTTCAAATAGTTACTGTAATCCTTAACCACTTAACTATAATCTTAGGAAGTCCTGGTTAATCATTCAAATAACGGTAAAAATGAGATCAACAGCTCATGTGTAGCCAACAGTAGAATCTCCTCTTACCTACTCACAATGGACTTGGTCAACTACCCCTGCACTGCCTCAATGCACTAGCTCTCTCAGCCTTCAACACAACATCCCTCTTGGTTTGTTTTGGGGAATGTAAAGGAACAATGGTTGTGGCTGTGACAGGATCTCTCGGTGTAGCCAAGACAGGTCCATAGCTTGTTATGTGTATAGCCCACTCTGGGCTCATTATCACAATGTCTGTCATCCAGAGTACTGAGATTAGCGGTGTGCGCCAACCCACACAGCTTAAAGGTCCAATAATGTCTAACAATTAGAGGCTTTTCTGTGTTGGAGGAAAGCTTGTGAGAGGACAGTGTATCAAGAGAACCAGTCACTGACCTTGACAAGCAGTTGTCCTCCTGTGTACAAATGaggactcacacacacaaagagacacatttAAACAAACTTGAGTTCAAGGTCCATTGAAGGAGCTGGCTTTGCTGGCAAAGCAACATGTTGCAGAGACTGGTGACTGGAGTTCCATTCCCAAGGTCCGTATGCGGTAGGAGAGAACAAACTctgggaagctgccctctgaGCTACACATGCATGTTAGCACATGCAcccatccccaaataaataaacaaataaatgtaatttaaaaaaagttctgtaattcttatttaaaaCAGCACCTTTAAAAGATACCCTCGcctgctggacagtggtggcgcacacccttaatctcagtgcttgggaggcagaggcaagcagatctctttgagtttgagaccagtctggtctacagaactagttccaggacaggcagggctacacaaagaaacgctgtctccaaaaaccaaaaccaaacaaacaaaaacatattaacaggaacaataataaaaataacaacacacttTCTTTAAGAGGatagtggtagtgcacacctttaattccagtactcaggagacagaagcaggtagatctctgagttcaaggccagcctggtatacagaatgagttccaggacagcagtgctacatagaaaaaccctgtcttaaaaaaccataaagagaaaaaaaccaaaaacaaaaaacctcactCTAAGTGTAGAAGTAAAATTGAATAAACATCAACAGATAACAAAGAAAGCAAGTTTTTGACCAAAGTGACATACAAGGACAATAGTACTGAAAATTCACTCATTTGAATTCAGCTAAGAAATTCTTCACATAAGAGCAATGACTAACTCCCAGCCGGTGTCTGATGGTTATAAAACAGTCTTCATTAAGCACAGTACACTAATCATACATAGCCACCTACCATTTATTAGAGCCAAAAATCCTTGGTGCTAGAATGGGAACAAGGTAGTCAGCCAGGCACAAAAACATAACAAAGCAGGAAACACCGGACAGCACAGATGGATCGAGATAATAGATAATcctgttaaaaacaaagaaaattaaccaGTTAGAAAACCAGTAGTCATTGTTCCTAACCAAAGGTGTTTACTCCCTAGCCCACAGCCTCTCAAAGACGGGGCTGTTTCCTTTCTAATTCCCTCACAAGTGGATTTCAGGAGGCATGCATGTTGTCACAGTTATAGCAGTTAATGTCACCAGCAACAATCAAAACTCAGGAGTCCTCAATATTTATTAGGAAAGAATACAAAGGAAGGGTGTTGAAACACAGAAGTTTGAATGCGCAGGATTTGCTCAACTGTATCAGATTACAACTTTACAAAAGGACTACAAATTCTAGAAACTGGGTAAGCTGCTTGCAAAAAAGGCATTCCTTTTGGATTATGTATTACAATAGCGTCTCTAAGCATAGGCTAGGAGCCATCTGAGCACTTAGCAATAGCAGCCCTCACTTACAGGAACAGCAGGGAAACCACGCCCGCGATGGCAGGTGGAAACCAGGCTCTTTCCCAGCGAAGGACTCTGTCAGCCATCAGCATCACTTCTCCCCATCCttgcagctgctcttccagacctgCAGTCTCCACAGCCTACATGTGGTCAACAGTGCAGGGTGTTACTTTACCAATCTCAACACTTAGGTTGCTAAAAGAATAAAAGCCTTCCAAGGCATCAGCCCGCTATCTTAAACTAGCCAAGTCATGAAAAACTGCAATTTTggcaacaaacaagaaaatcgtcaggtggcagtggcacacacctttaatctcagcaggcagatctcttgtgagttcgaggccagcctagtctacagagcaagttccaggaaagctccaagactacacagagaaaccctgtcttgaaaaaccaaaaaagaaaaaaaaaaatctgtgggtGGGAGAAAGTCCAACCTCTCTTTAATGGTCACTTTAGCACTGGGCTGTGTCCATGAAGTAACATAATACTCCCAAGGCTTCACAATGTGGGGATAAACATTTCAATATTAATAAAAGTGAGCTTACTATGGTTAACTAATATCCCCAATTCACCCACAGTGTCATGCGGCAGTGCTCAGAACACTACTAAATTGGATCCTCTATCGTTCGCTCATTTCAGGTGGCTGGCACTGTCTGTTGATTGGTCATTTATTGATTTAGGCCTTTCTAAATCCATCAAGAAAACAGTCAGTCCGGACAATTTCTAAAATAGCCCTTTGTATGCTGGAATTACTCCAATGTTGGCATGGCAGTCACTGTGGAATTAGAAAAAACTCCTCCACTCAGTTATGTGAGGCACTTAAAGTCCTTCACAATGGTTCCTCATTGCTGACGGTGGAATCATGGCTAGGTTTCAAATTTCTCTGCATATTTGACAGCTGGTCAAAAGCACACCTTTAGGGTGAGCTATTGTGACCTAAACCCTTCAGGGAAGGAAATTAGAACAAGAAGTTGCTCAGTCTGTGTAGGGCCCTGGATTCAACCCCCAGGAACACACGGAACCCAAGTGACAATATAATAAGCTTTTCACAAAGgaatatgaaaatgatagagcACAATATGGACTTGGACtacttttaattaatataaaatctgTGTCATAAGTACTTCTGACTATATTACATGCTTAATACTGATATCAACCCAAACTAGAAATTCTAAACATTTCACATGCTATACTTCAATTCATGCGCCTCAAAACTGGAAAAGATATTTTTACAACCTCTATTtaggatgaggaaactgagacaaaaAGGTAAAGATAATATATCTAAATCCAGGAAATATAAGATTAATGGCCTTGCTCTCCTTAAAGTGATATTGCTTTGATGGAAACAGTTGTTCGTAATCAGGTCCTCTCCTGTGGTAATTTCCTTTAGTATCAATAAATCCTCTTACTGGATtgtttgctggtgtgtgtgttatgtaggGGGAATTTAAGAGTACAGGGCAAGCATCTCTATTGGATTGTTTGTTGgtgtgtggggtgggagggtgggtgtGTGCGTAGGGGAAATTTAAGGGGACAGGAAAAAGCGTCTCTAAAACAGCAATGCAAAGTGAAAATCCCGCCCGATCCTCTACTGTCCTGTAGACACTTTTAGCTTGCTGGCTTTTAGGCTCTTAGACGTGCAAAAGCAGAAGCTACAAGCTGGTAGttgctcttttcatttctgatatgtGCCGTCTTTCCCTGGCGAATgacaacagagaaaacaaaaggatcTCTCATTCTTGCCTAGGTGATGCAGTTATATTTGTAAAACTAGCAGGACCTGGTGATGCAcagctgtggtcccagcacttgagaggggaAACGGGAATAACAAATGCAAGGCAAACCTCAATACATAGGTCAGAGCCAGCTTGGCTACATGAAAccttggtctcaaaaaaaaaaaaaaaaaaccaaaaatctgtAACGAAGCAAATGTGCCCTCCTCTTATACCACCTCGTACAGTTCCTTCAGATCCGTGCTAATCATTCTAAAGTGAGCCCCCTCGCCAGTTCCCAGATAAGTGCCAGGACCTCCCACTGTCCTTTCCGCTGAACCCACTTTCGGCTTCCTGCGGTGAACTCGCAGCGAGCTACAACAAATTCTGTGTCAGCGATAACTAACTCTGTAGCAGCCCTTTGACCCTCCACCTTCGCTTAAGTTTTGGGCGGAAAAGAAGCCCTCATACAAATAATCTACCGAACATGAGATTAAAACCCAAGAGGGCGGAACAGGTAGATCTCCGGCCTGAGCCCCGAGCGTTAGACAAGGCCCCTGGCGGCCGAGTGCCCTAACCTGCCACCCAGGTTCCTTCTTGCCACGGCCCCATTCTCACACTTCCTCACTTGCGGTCCCTGCCTCATCGTGCATGGTCCAGGAAGGACGTTGGGGATCGGCAGTAGAGACCGCCACAGTAGAGATGGGCAGGGAGCCGCAGGATCAGGCCTGGCAGCTCCCTGGAGGCACCGAGACCAAGAGGCCTAACCGGAAGCGCCGGGGACAAGTCAACGACCGCGACTCACCAGCATGTTGCTGCTGCGGTTATCCCCTTCCGCCATCGTTCTGGACGCGCGGTC contains these protein-coding regions:
- the Arl6ip1 gene encoding ADP-ribosylation factor-like protein 6-interacting protein 1 — protein: MAEGDNRSSNMLAVETAGLEEQLQGWGEVMLMADRVLRWERAWFPPAIAGVVSLLFLIIYYLDPSVLSGVSCFVMFLCLADYLVPILAPRIFGSNKWTTEQQQRFHEICSNLVKTRRRAVGWWKRLFSLKEEKPKMYFMTMIISLAAVAWVGQQVHNLLLTYLIVTFVLLLPGLNQHGIILKYIGMAKREINKLLKQKEKKNE